Proteins from a single region of Sphingomonas morindae:
- a CDS encoding nicotinate-nucleotide adenylyltransferase — protein sequence MAGARHRTGAALSGGRVRRIGLLGGSFNPAHDAHRRISLFARTALGLDEIWWLVSPGNPLKPAAGMAPLAVRFAAAAAMARRAPIRPTTIEAGLGTRFTADTLAALLRRYPGHDFIWLMGADNLEQFARWHDWRRIARTLPIAVIARPGYDAPARRSEAMGWLGRFVRPAGDAKRWTQWSLPAIVLLHTVPDPMSATARRAADPLWARRFQPRALRDSVTRRPVSPEVHCLLPPPAP from the coding sequence GCGGCGGGCGCGTCCGCCGCATCGGCCTGCTCGGCGGTTCCTTCAATCCGGCCCATGATGCGCACCGGCGCATCAGCCTGTTCGCGCGCACGGCGCTCGGGTTGGACGAGATCTGGTGGCTGGTCTCCCCCGGCAATCCGCTGAAGCCGGCGGCGGGCATGGCCCCGCTCGCGGTGCGCTTCGCGGCGGCGGCGGCGATGGCGCGTCGGGCGCCGATCCGGCCCACCACGATTGAGGCCGGGCTCGGCACGCGCTTCACCGCCGATACGCTCGCGGCGCTGCTGCGTCGCTATCCCGGTCATGATTTCATCTGGCTGATGGGCGCGGACAATCTCGAGCAATTTGCGCGCTGGCATGATTGGCGGCGGATCGCGCGCACGCTTCCCATTGCCGTGATCGCGCGTCCCGGCTATGATGCGCCCGCCCGTCGCAGCGAGGCGATGGGCTGGCTTGGCCGTTTCGTCCGGCCCGCGGGCGATGCGAAGCGGTGGACGCAATGGAGTTTGCCGGCGATCGTGCTGTTGCACACGGTTCCCGATCCGATGTCCGCCACCGCCAGGCGCGCCGCCGATCCCCTTTGGGCGCGGCGCTTTCAACCCAGGGCCTTGCGCGATTCGGTCACGCGCCGGCCCGTCTCCCCGGAGGTTCATTGCCTGCTACCCCCGCCCGCGCCGTGA